Proteins found in one Candidatus Abyssobacteria bacterium SURF_5 genomic segment:
- a CDS encoding alpha/beta hydrolase has translation MNFHKILKLLTRYFLLSLVLLVLLVSFLTISYRAYLQDKVMQATAIRSPNGIELLEAVDLNGVKQWILIRGCDVSNPVLLHLHGGPGAADISIARHFDGELVKHFVVVHWDQRGAGKSFNPDIPRETMNREQFVSDIKSLSELLKKRLGVPKIYLVGHSWGSEIGMLSAARYPELFHAFVGVSQVVEYDEAERISYDFVTKEAAQTGNQRALQELRAIAPPYKSRDELLMQRKWLEHFGGQSHSDLRFKDMLKIGLSSPDYSLVDGLKFFRGGDFSPSCLWEEGKDTDLFVQAPQVDIPVYFFVGKYDYNTPGALVERYVDALIAPRGKHIVFFENSGHMIPYESPQEYADALINRVLAETHSDNR, from the coding sequence ATGAACTTCCATAAAATTCTCAAATTGTTGACAAGATATTTTCTCTTGTCGCTCGTACTGTTGGTGCTGCTCGTTTCATTCCTCACAATTTCCTATCGTGCATACCTGCAGGATAAAGTGATGCAGGCCACGGCTATTCGCTCGCCGAACGGGATCGAATTGCTGGAAGCCGTAGACCTGAATGGCGTCAAACAGTGGATTCTCATCCGCGGCTGCGACGTTTCGAATCCTGTTCTCCTCCATCTGCATGGGGGGCCGGGCGCCGCCGATATCTCCATCGCCCGCCACTTCGATGGCGAACTTGTGAAACATTTTGTGGTGGTGCACTGGGACCAGCGCGGCGCCGGCAAATCATTCAATCCTGATATCCCGCGGGAAACGATGAATCGGGAGCAGTTTGTCTCAGACATAAAATCCCTCTCTGAGCTGCTGAAGAAAAGACTCGGTGTTCCGAAGATTTACCTGGTGGGCCATTCTTGGGGGAGCGAGATCGGGATGCTTTCGGCCGCACGATATCCCGAGCTGTTTCATGCTTTTGTCGGCGTCAGCCAGGTGGTCGAATACGATGAAGCCGAGAGGATTTCCTACGACTTCGTCACAAAAGAAGCTGCGCAGACCGGAAATCAGCGCGCCCTGCAAGAACTTCGGGCGATTGCCCCTCCCTATAAGAGCCGCGATGAACTCCTCATGCAGCGGAAATGGCTGGAACATTTCGGCGGCCAGTCTCATTCAGACCTCAGGTTTAAAGACATGCTGAAGATAGGCCTTTCGTCACCGGATTACTCGCTGGTTGACGGGCTGAAGTTTTTCCGTGGAGGAGATTTTTCCCCCTCATGCCTGTGGGAGGAGGGCAAAGACACGGATTTATTTGTGCAGGCTCCTCAAGTGGATATTCCCGTTTATTTTTTTGTTGGAAAATATGATTACAATACGCCGGGTGCGTTGGTCGAACGTTATGTTGACGCGTTAATAGCGCCTCGGGGAAAGCACATTGTCTTTTTCGAAAACTCCGGCCACATGATCCCGTATGAATCACCGCAGGAATACGCAGATGCTTTGATTAATAGGGTCTTGGCAGAAACCCATAGCGATAACAGGTGA
- a CDS encoding TetR/AcrR family transcriptional regulator: MFRSILSRPFWQSQGKSRTWAMAFRRGFGQVVAERTGGREEGLDKEGSQGYNNAAMIDNNVMSDARNPLSRDYLLNFDEDPKALHEKAAELTRRKLLRAAMECFAESGFQAASIREIARRAGLTMGAVYHHFSGKKGLLMKLNRFRQEKSNRLLSEALASEEDFFEGLREALERQFHFLAVDPLLRGITREYMSMALVDADFKAMHSQADREFEEIVVPEIKRQYPHMKKRRRDLLVQMLFVSFEGLLTALVVDSPVVSRPENIVNGVVNAFRREFEKSENK; the protein is encoded by the coding sequence ATGTTTCGCTCAATTCTATCCCGTCCTTTTTGGCAAAGTCAAGGAAAAAGCCGCACGTGGGCCATGGCTTTCAGGCGGGGTTTTGGGCAGGTCGTCGCAGAACGTACGGGCGGCAGGGAAGAGGGGCTTGACAAAGAGGGGAGTCAAGGATATAATAACGCTGCTATGATAGATAACAATGTTATGTCAGACGCCCGGAATCCGCTGTCGCGCGATTACCTGTTAAACTTCGATGAAGACCCCAAGGCTTTGCATGAAAAGGCGGCGGAACTGACCCGCCGAAAGCTGCTCCGTGCAGCGATGGAATGTTTTGCCGAAAGCGGGTTCCAGGCTGCCTCGATTCGTGAAATCGCACGGCGGGCCGGCCTCACCATGGGCGCCGTCTATCATCATTTCAGCGGCAAGAAAGGACTGCTGATGAAGCTGAACCGGTTCCGCCAGGAAAAATCGAACCGTCTCCTTTCGGAAGCATTGGCAAGCGAAGAGGATTTTTTTGAAGGGCTGCGCGAGGCGCTCGAGCGCCAGTTTCATTTTCTCGCGGTCGACCCTCTTCTGCGAGGCATCACGCGCGAATACATGAGCATGGCTCTTGTGGATGCTGACTTCAAGGCAATGCACAGCCAGGCCGACCGCGAATTCGAGGAAATCGTCGTGCCCGAAATTAAACGGCAGTATCCGCACATGAAAAAGAGACGACGCGATCTGCTGGTTCAGATGCTGTTTGTTTCTTTTGAAGGCTTGCTTACAGCATTGGTCGTGGATTCTCCGGTAGTATCGCGACCGGAAAACATCGTCAATGGAGTTGTGAACGCTTTCCGGCGAGAATTCGAAAAGTCGGAGAACAAATAG
- a CDS encoding 2-hydroxyacyl-CoA dehydratase: MGAFEELAEVSNELQNRFVHKWKEGGKKVVGYVCSYLPEEILFAADILPFRITGSGCGETALADSYLTRVNCSFSRCCLELALSGKYSFLDGAVFVNGCDHIRRAYDNWAAHTSALPFMYILPVPHVLTSDALNWYREEVNKLKASLEENLGVKIPDEKLKGAIKTYNDTRSLLQKLYDLRAKDQPVFSGADKMAILAAASRMPKDEFNKLLAAALDESEGNKRGADAGVRLLIAGSVMDDADFIRNVEDLGAVVVADALCYGARTFSNLTDETVDPIEALVQRYFHHVPCPRMAGEYHSRLEFVKQQAERGRVDGVILEYIKFCDLHGTDNALLKNDLEKAGIPALELERQYGPLADAGRVRTRVQAFLERIRR, encoded by the coding sequence ATGGGAGCCTTTGAAGAGTTAGCGGAAGTATCCAATGAGTTGCAGAACCGGTTCGTGCACAAATGGAAGGAAGGGGGGAAAAAGGTCGTCGGCTACGTCTGCTCTTATCTGCCGGAAGAGATACTCTTTGCGGCGGACATCCTGCCATTCAGGATCACGGGCAGCGGGTGCGGCGAGACCGCTCTGGCGGATTCCTACCTGACGAGAGTAAACTGTTCCTTCTCGCGATGCTGTCTGGAATTGGCTTTGAGCGGGAAATACAGCTTTCTTGACGGCGCGGTTTTCGTGAATGGCTGCGACCATATCCGGCGCGCCTACGACAATTGGGCTGCCCATACCAGCGCGCTTCCCTTCATGTATATCCTGCCGGTTCCACATGTGCTGACATCCGACGCCTTGAACTGGTACCGCGAAGAAGTGAACAAACTGAAGGCGAGCCTCGAAGAGAATCTTGGGGTCAAAATTCCCGACGAAAAACTCAAAGGAGCGATTAAGACGTATAATGATACGCGAAGTCTTCTTCAGAAATTGTATGACCTGAGGGCGAAGGATCAACCTGTTTTCAGCGGCGCAGACAAGATGGCCATCCTGGCGGCGGCAAGCCGGATGCCGAAGGACGAATTCAACAAGTTATTGGCCGCCGCCCTTGATGAGTCTGAAGGCAACAAGAGAGGCGCCGATGCGGGAGTGCGCCTGCTCATTGCCGGCAGTGTTATGGATGACGCCGACTTTATTCGGAATGTGGAAGACCTGGGGGCGGTCGTCGTGGCGGACGCTCTCTGCTATGGGGCGCGGACTTTTTCAAATTTGACGGACGAAACCGTTGACCCAATCGAGGCCCTTGTTCAGAGGTATTTCCATCACGTACCCTGCCCGAGGATGGCGGGAGAATATCACAGCCGGCTGGAATTTGTGAAGCAGCAGGCGGAGCGCGGCCGGGTTGACGGCGTCATACTGGAGTACATAAAATTCTGCGATTTGCACGGGACCGACAATGCTCTGCTCAAGAACGATCTTGAGAAGGCGGGCATCCCGGCGCTCGAACTCGAGCGCCAATATGGTCCGCTGGCCGACGCAGGCCGTGTTCGCACGCGAGTGCAGGCTTTCCTGGAAAGAATCCGGAGATAA